A region of the Arthrobacter sp. FW306-07-I genome:
CGCAGGCGCTCGGCGATCTCGACTTCACATAGAAGTAGGATGTAGTTAGAGGAAAGGATTTCCCGTGGGAAGACTCTTTGATGGCCCCTGGCCAATCGTAATCATCATCATTGTTGCTTTGCTTCTCTTCGCCGCCCCCAAGCTTCCGGCCATGGCCCGAAGCCTGGGCCAGTCCATGCGGATCATCAAGTCCGAGGTCAAGGAAATGAAGAACGACGGCAAAGCCGACTCCACCACCGATGCCTCAGGTCCGGTGGAAGGCACCATCGTGAACCACCCCAAGGCGAAGCCCGGTGAGCCGACTGACGGCACTGACGTTCCGCCGTCGACCCGCGCCTGACCTCCCGTGGCACTGTCGCGGGCCCGTAAAGCCAATCCCGAGGGGCGGATGTCCCTTTGGGAACACCTCAAGGAGCTGAAGAACCGGCTGATTAAGTCGGCAATCGGCGTCGTCATTGGCGGCATTGGGGGCTGGATACTTTACGATCCGCTGCTGAAGGCCCTCGCGGAGCCGGTAAACCGTATTTCGAATGAGACCGGCGGCCTTGCTGCCATCAACTTCGGAACCATCGCGTCGCCCTTTGACTTCAAGCTGCAGATGTCGCTCCTTATTGGGGCTGTCATCTCCAGCCCCATCTGGATTTACCAGCTCTGGGCGTTCATCACGCCCGGGCTGACATCCAAGGAGCGGCGCTACACCCTGGGCTACATGGCCGCGGCCATCCCGCTGTTCCTCGCCGGAATCTGGGTAGGCTGGCTCGTGGTTCCCCAGGTGGTCCACGCGCTGACCCAGTTCACCCCTGAAGGTTCCTCCAGCGTCATCGATGCCAGGACCTACATCGAATTCGTCACCCGCATGGTGCTGATGCTGGGCCTGGCCTTCCTGGTGCCCGTGGTGCTGGTCGGCGTCAACATGGCGGGCATCGTGTCCGGCCACACCATCCTCAAAGCGTGGCGCATCACGGTGTTCCTGGTCTTTGTCCTGGCTGCGATCGCCGCGCCGGGTGCGGATGCGATATCGATGTTCATGCTCGCCGTCCCGCTGCTGGCGCTGTTCTTCGCAGCAATCGGCATCTGCATCATGAATGACAAGCGACGCGACCGCCGCCAGGCCCGGCAGGTCGAGGAGACCGAAGCCACCGCAGATATCGCCACCCCAAGCAGCGAACTCAAGAAGCTCTAGGCTGCCGTTAGGCTTGGGGTATGTCCTCCACCACCGGACCCTTCTCCACCGGCCCCGTCGATCCTGAAGAACTGTCTCCCGCCGAGCGCTACCGCGCAAGCGCCGAACGCAGGGCCTACGCCGCCACACCCCTGGGAGCCTTCAGCGGGACCCTGGATTTTGAGCTGGATGACTTCCAAAAGCAGGCGTGCCGTTCCCTGCAGGAGGGCAGGGGAGTCCTGGTGGCTGCCCCCACCGGTGCCGGCAAGACCATCGTGGGGGAGTTCGCCATCTACCTCGCCTTGCAGCGCGGGCTGAAGGCGTTCTACACCACGCCCATAAAGGCCCTCAGCAACCAGAAGTTCAGCGAACTCACCGAAAAGTACGGTGCCGACAACGTGGGCCTCCTGACCGGTGACACCAGCATCAACGGTGATGCCCAGGTGGTGGTCATGACCACAGAAGTCCTGCGGAACATGCTCTACGCTGAGTCGGCGACGCTGGACGACCTTGGCTACGTGGTCATGGATGAAGTCCACTACCTTGCCGACCGGTTCCGCGGTGCAGTCTGGGAGGAAGTCATCATCCACCTGCCCACCGAGGTGCAGGTCGCTTCGCTCAGTGCCACGGTCTCGAATGCCGAGGAATTCGGCGCCTGGCTGGACACCGTCCGCGGTGACACCGACATCATCGTTTCCGAACACCGGCCGGTACCGCTGTGGCAGCACGTCATGGTGGGCCGGCAAATCATGGACCTGTTCGCCGGGGAAACCACCTTTGACGAGATCGCCCCGCCCGTTGAGGAGGATGAGGACCGGCCAGCGGCCAAGCCCGGAAAATCTCCGGACAACGCCACGGGGCGCGGCTTCGACGTCAACCCGGACCTGCTGACAGTGGCGCAGAGCGAAACCCAGCAGAGTTTCCGAAGCCGCCCCGGGCCCGGGGGCCGCGGGCAGCGCGGCCGGCGCGGAAACGACCGCTTGGGCCGGGGCGGAGAGCCCAGGGGAGTGCGTCCGGCCAGCCGCCCGCAGGTCATCGCGAGCCTGGACCGGATGGACCTGCTGCCCGCCATCACCTTCATCTTTTCCCGCGCCGGCTGCGAGGCAGCAGTGGCGCAGTGTGTCGGTTCCGGACTGTGGCTCACCACCGAAAGGGAGCAGCGGATCATCGCCCAGCGGGTCGATGAGGCCGGGCAGGACATCCCGCCGGACGACCTCGACGTCCTGGGCTTCTGGACCTGGCGGGACGGCCTGGTCCGCGGTTTTGCCGCCCACCACGCAGGCATGCTGCCCACCTTCAAGGAGGTAGTGGAGAAGCTCTTCGCCGACGGGCTGGTGAAGGCTGTCTTCGCCACGGAAACCCTTGCCCTGGGCGTCAACATGCCGGCCCGTTCCGTGGTGCTGGAAAAGCTGGACAAGTTCAACGGCGAAGCCCACGTGGACATCACGGCAGGTGAATACACCCAGCTGACCGGACGGGCGGGCCGCCGCGGGATCGACATTGAGGGCCACGCGGTGGTGCTCTGGCAGCCAGGAACGGACCCGACGGCGGTGGCGGGCCTGGCGTCCCGGCGCACCTATCCGCTGAACTCCAGTTTCCGGCCCACCTACAACATGAGCATCAATCTCCTGGCACAGTTTGGCCGGTCCCGGGCCCGAGAAATCCTGGAATCCTCCTTTGCCCAGTTCCAGGCCGACCGTTCCGTGGTGGGCCTGGCCAGGCAGGTACGCAGCCGCGAGGAATCCCTGGCAGGCTACGCCAAGTCCATGACCTGCCACCTGGGCGACTTCACGGAGTATGCCCGGCTGCGCAGGGAACTATCCGACGCGGAGAGTGCCACCTCCCGGACCAAGTCACGGGTCCAGAAGTCACTCAGTGGCGACTCCCTTGCCCGTCTCCTGCCGGGGGACGTGGTCAATGTTCCCGGCGGACGCGCCCCTGGGCCCGCCGTCGTACTCAGCTCCGACCACGGCAGCCGCGAACCGCGGCCTGCCGTTCTTACGCTGGACAACCAGCTGCGACGAATCGGTACGGATGACCTGGAAGGTCCCATCGCCCCGGTGACCCGCATCCGGATCCCGAAGTCCTTCAATGCAAAGGTGCCCAAGTCACGACGCGATCTTGCGTCCTCCGTCCGGAACGCGCTGCGGGAAAACCGGCCGCCCGCTCCCGGCCAGAACCGCAACCACGATTTCGGCCGTGGCGCCGCCTTTCCCAACCATGAGAAGCGCATCGCGGCCCTGCGCCGGGCCTTGAAGGCACACCCCTGCCATGGATGCAGCGAACGGGAAGACCACGCGCGGTGGTCGGAGCGCTGGTGGAAGCTGCGGCGCGAAACGGACGGCCTGGTCCGCCAGATCCAGGGCCGCACCAACACCATCGCTAAAACCTTTGACCGGGTGTGCGACGTCCTTTTCGCCTATGGATATCTGGAGGACGCCGGCGATGGCCGCCTGAACATCAGCGCGGACGGCCAGCGGCTGCGCCGAATCTACGGCGAGAAGGACCTGCTGATCTCACAGTCGCTGCGGCTGGGCGCGTTCGATGACCTGGACGCCGCAGAAGTTGCTGCCCTGGCCAGCGTGTTGGTCTACCAGGCCAAACGCGAAGACCGGGGCCTGCGGCCGCGCATGCCCAGTGTCTCCCTGGAAACCTCTGTGGACATCGTGGTCAGGGAATGGTCCGTCCTTGAAGACGTGGAAGAGGAGAACAAGCTTCCGCTGACGGGCGAGCCTGAACTGGGCCTGGTCTGGCCTCTCTACAAGTGGGCCCGCGGCCGCCACCTGCAGGATGTCCTGAGCGGCACGGACCTTGCGGCCGGCGACTTTGTCCGCTGGGTCAAACAGGTGGTGGACCTCCTGGACCAGCTGGCAAAAATTCCCGGCCTTGATCCGCGGCTGGCACGGCTTTGCGCCGAAGCCATCAACCTCATCCGCCGCGGCGTCGTGGCGTACTCGTCCGTTCTCTAGTCCCGCTTTCACCCCTGCCGGCCGCTGCCGGCCTGCCCATACACAGGAGTCCTTTCCGCCATGCCCAACCCTGAAGCCACGTCCCGTCCCACCCCGGTGCTGTACCGGAACGGGTCCGTCTACACCGCGGCGGACCCCTTCGCTACGGCCATGCTGGTGGACGGCGACACCGTTGCCTGGGTCGGTTCAGAGCAGGCGGCATCATCCATTGCCGACAGTTCCATGGAGGTCATCGACCTCCGCGGCGCCCTGGTGGCCCCCGGATTCATCGATTCCCACATGCACCTGACCGAAACCGGCATTGCCCTGGAATCACTGCAGCTGGGGTCCGTAGCCTCTGCCCGCGCCCTGCTGGACGCAGTTGCCGCCGCCGGCGGTGACGGGCCCGTGCTCGGCCACGGTTGGGACGAGACCACCTGGGCGGACTCCACCCTGCCCACCGCCGAGGAACTGGAGCGCGCAGCGGACGGTCGTCCGGTGTACCTCTCTCGGGTGGACGTGCATTCGGCGTTGGTTTCGACGTCGCTGGCACGGTCAGCGGACCTGCGCGGCAAGGACGGGTACGACGGCGGAGCCCGGGTAACGCGGGCGGCACACGAAGCGGCACGACTGGCAACGCGCCAGCTGCCACAGGAGTCATTGAAGCGGCACCAGGAGCGTGCCCTGATGGAGGCGGCGGCCAACGGTTACGTTGCCGTGGCAGAGATGGGGGCGCCGCATATTGGCGGCGCCGATGATCTCAAGCTTGCTGCCGCTTGGAACGGTGGTGCGGACGGCGGTGCGCAGTTTCCCGAAGTATTGCCGTATTGGGGCGAGCTGGTTTCGTCCGAGGAGCAGGCCCGCGTTCTCGTTGGGCAGTTCGAAGGACGCATCCGCGGCCTTGCCGGTGACCTCAACATTGACGGTTCACTGGGTTCCCGCACTGCCGCGCTGCGGGCGGGCTACAGCGATGCGGCCCAGGAGCGCGGCGCACTGTACCTCAGCGTGGACCAGGCGGCAGCCCACCTTGCCGCGTGTTCCCTCGCCGGGATCCAGGGCGGGTTCCACGTGATCGGCGATGCCGGGCTTGACGCTGCCCTGGAAGCGCTGGACCTGGCGGCCAGGGAAGTGGGGGAGCAGCGGGTGCGTGCAGCCGGCCACCGGTTTGAGCATGTGGAGATGGCTGATGCGCCTGCCGTGGCCAAGCTGGCCCACTACTCCGTGACGGTCAGCGCCCAGCCGGCCTTCGATGCAGCCTGGGGCGGCCCAGGCGGACTTTACGAGAGGCGGGTGGGGGAGCGCAGCCGGTCCATGAATCCGTTCGCCGCCTTCTACTCCGCAGGGGTCCCCGTTTGCTTTGGCAGTGACAGTCCCGTCACCCCCCTCCGTCCGTGGGCCAGCGTGCGCGCTTGCGTGGAACATCACAACAGCGCAGAGCGAATTTCTGCACGGGCGGCGTTCCTGGGTCATACCCGCGCCGGCTGGAGGGCTGCCCGGCACGCAAACCCCATGGCTGGGCAGCTGGTTCCCGGAGCTCCTGCCAGTTTTGCCGTCTGGGAGGTGGAGGAACTGATGGTCCAGGTGGCCGACGGACGGGTGCAGTCATGGAGCACAGATCCGCGCGCCCGGACCCCCCTGCTGCCGGCCCTGGACACGGGCTCGGACCCGGTATGCCTGCAGACCGTCAAAAACGGCGCCGAACTGTTCGCCAGCCCGGCACTGCGTTCCTGACCCGGGAACCGTCCGCCCTATAATGGGGAGTTGCGCCCGGCGCCGGCAAGGCCGGTATCAGGTGCACCGACCACTTCCACCAGGAAAGGCCCTTTGTGCGCGTCCTTACGATCATTCCCACCTACAACGAACTGGAATCGCTGCCCAAGACGCTCCAGCGCCTTCGGAAGGCTGTTCCGGCGTCGGACGTGTTGGTGGTTGATGACAACAGCCCTGACGGCACCGGGCAACTTGCCGACGGCTTCGCCGCCGAGGATTCCCAGGTCCATGTCCTGCACCGCAAAGGCAAGGAAGGCCTGGGCGCGGCCTACATTGCCGGCTTCAAGTGGGGGCTGGAGGCCGGGTACGACGTCCTGGTTGAAATGGACGCAGACGGTTCCCACCAGCCCGAACAGCTTCCCCAACTGATTGAAGCGGTGGACCAGGGCGCAGACCTGGCCATGGGCTCGCGCTGGGTTCCCGGCGGCAGCGTGGTGAACTGGCCCCTGTATCGCCAGGCGATCTCGCGAGTGGGCAGCACCTATGCCCGCCTGATGCTCGGCCTGCCGATCAAGGATGTGACCGGAGGCTTCCGGGCATTCCGCAGGACGACCCTGGAGAAGCTCAACCTGGACCAGGTGGACTCGGTGGGCTATGGCTTCCAGGTGGACCTGGCCTGGCGCGTGGCGAAGCTGGGCCTGCGCATCGAGGAACGCCCCATCACCTTCGTTGAACGCGAGCTGGGTGCATCGAAAATGAGCGGCAACATCGTCGTCGAAGCCATGATCAATGTCACCAGGTGGGGTTTGGCTGCCCGATGGAACACCCTGGCAGGCAAGCTGAAGAACAAGCAGGCCTGATTCTGCTGGCGGGCTAAACCCCTGCAGGGGACGGAATACGCGAAAAAAAGGGGGCGGCCCCGCACCAAAGTGCGGGGCCGCCCCATTTTTTTGCGGCTGGCCTTAGGCCGAGCGGCGCTCTCCGCGGCGTTCGCGAAGGATGGTCAGGCGGTCCTCGAGGATCTGTTCGAGTTCAGGCAGGGAACGTCGTTCCAGCAGCATGTCCCAGTGGGTGCGCACTGCCTTGTCGTTGCTGGTGTCCGGCTTTTCGCCGTCGACCAGGAGCGCTTCCTTGCCGGTCTTGGAGACCCACACCGGAGGAATTTCCGCCTCGGAGGAGAACGTGACGAAGACCTGCTCGCCATCCGCGCAACGGTATTCAACCCGCTGGCGCGGAGCCGGCTCAACTCCGGACTCGGTCTCCATGCTCTGCGCACCAAGGCGCATGCCCCGCAGGCTGCGATCGCTCATGTTTTCTCCCTCTGGTCGGTTCGCGGATTAGATCTCCGCGCTAGCCGGTGGCGCCGTAGCACCGCCGGACTACTGTGTGCACTGTGCTGCATCATAGGATTCAACGCATTGCGAAGCTTGGTTGTTCCAGCCGGTATACTCCTGCCGGACAAATACCCAATTATACGGGTGTTAATCGGTCAGGACCAAACAGGGAGGGTTCCGCGGTTCTGCCGTGGAACCCTCCCTGTTTCCCTGTCGTGTTAGGGCTGGCTCCGGTCGGCGGGCGCTTGCTCGAAGAGCCCGGAAGCGGTGGCTTCCGCGTTGGCGCCGCCGATGGCGCTGCCGATGCCCTTCAATGCTTCCCCGACCTCGCTCGGGATGATCCAAAGTTTGTTGGCGGATCCCTCAGCCAGTTTGGGGAGCGTCTGGAGGTACTGGTAGGCCAGCAATTTCTGGTCCGGGTTACCTTTGTGGATCGCGTCGAAGACCTTCTGGATTGCCTGCGACTCGCCGTCGGCGCGGAGGATTGCGGCTTTGGCCTCGCCTTCGGCTTTGAGGATCGCAGCCTGGCGCTGGCCCTCTGCCGTCAGGATGGCGGACTGCTTGGTTCCCTCCGCGGTGAGAATGGCGGCTCGACGGTCACGTTCCGCGCGCATCTGCTTCTCCATGGAATCCTGGATGGAGTGCGGCGGGTCGATGGCCTTCAGTTCCACCCGTGAGACGCGGATGCCCCAACGGCCGGTTGCTTCGTCCAGGACGCCGCGCAACTGCCCGTTGATCTGGTCGCGGGACGTGAGGGCTTCCTCAAGGTTGAGTCCGCCCACAACATTGCGCAGCGTGGTGGTGGTGAGCTGTTCCACGGCCTGGATGTAATTGGCGATCTCATAGGTGGCAGCCCGGGGGTCCGTCACCTGGAAGTACACCACCGTATCGATGGAAACCACCAGGTTGTCTTCGGTGATGACCGGCTGCGGCGGGAAGGACACCACCTGTTCGCGCAGGTCCAGGAGCGGCAGGAGCCGGTCGACGAACGGAATCAGGATCGTCAGTCCCGGGTTCAGCGTCCGCTGGTACTTGCCAAGCCGTTCAACGACGCCGGCGCGTGCCTGCGGAATGATCCGGACGGCCCGGACCAAAACTATGATGACAAAGACGATCAGAACCACCAGCACGATGGCCAGCGCGGTTCCGCCTGCGTTATTCATACAACTCCTTGTTCCCCAATTGTCAGGTTGTATCAGGTCCGGTGGCCGCCGTAGGCGGTACCGAAACCACTGCTGTTGCGCCATCGATAGCCGCCACGACCACCTTCTGGCCCGCAGGAAGGACTCCCGCGGCGGAGCGGGCGCTCCAAATATCACCGCCGATTTTCACCAGGCCGCCGTCGGAGGTGACTGCTTCCATCACCACGGCCGGTTCGCCAATGAGCCGGTCCACGTTGGTCCGCTGTTCGGACGGGCCCTTCTTCAGGTGCGAGAGCGCCACCGGGCGGACAAAGGCAACCATGAGCAGGGACACGATGCAGAAGATGACCACCTGCAGCCAGGGATCGGCGCCGGCGAAATCGGCCACCAGTGCGGCGAGTGAACCGCCGCCGAGCATAATGAAAAACAGGTCAAGGGTGATCATCTCGATCACGGCAAACGTCAGGAAGGCTGTGAGCCAGACGGCCCACCAGTTTTCCCCAAGCCATTCGAACATCCCTGTTTCCCCCTTCGTCACGGGGGAACCGCGTCCGCGGACCCGCCAGTAACTGTCTTTTCATCCTAGTCCGCGGTCCTGCGGTGTGGGCCGGATCATGGAGGCTGCCGGGGGATAGTGGCCAAGTCGTTACGGGGCATCCCGGGTGCCGGGTCGGAAGATGAAAAGCCTGAACTTCGCCTGTGCTGCCAAAGGCTCGGGGACATCTTCGAGCCGGGCCGCAAGCCGATCCCGGTCCAGATGATGGCCGGCAGGCCCCATGAACGCCAGGTCCGCGGCTGCCGTGCGGCTAAGCTCCAGCGCGACGTCGACGTCGAGGGTGCTTTCCGCCTCGAAATGGCCGGCCATTGCCACGGCCAGCCGTTCGTCCTTGCCTTCTTCGATTCCCAGCATCCCGGTCGCCTCGGCGAGCTCCGCGAGATGTCCGCTGCGCGGTGTCACCACCACCAGCACGCCCGTGGGGCGCAGGACCCGGGCGAATTCCGCGGGGTTCCGTGGGGCAAAAACCACGGTAACCGCGTCTACCGAGTTGCTTTCCACCGGAAAGGGCTGCCAGATGTCCCACACCAGGTTGACCGTTTCAGGATTGAGCCGGGCGGCGCGCCGGAGGGCGAATTTGGAGATGTCCAGGCCGATGGCAGACGCCTGGCGCCCGGCCGCAGCCGCCGCGTCGAGGATTTCGCGCAGATAGTGCCCGGTCCCCGTTCCGGAGTCCAGCACGACGGCACCTGCCGCCGGCAGGTTGGGCACGACGGCGGCGGCAAGCGCCTGCGCCATCGGCCGGTAGTGGCCGTCCCCCAGGAAGTTGAAACGTGACGCCACCATGGCCGCACTGTCCGGCTCGAAGGGTGAGCCCTTGCCCACCAGGAGGTTGAAGTAGCCCTGGCGGGCGGCGTCGAAGCTGTGGCCGTTGGGACAGGCCAGGCGCGGATGGCGGCCACCCTTCGCTTCCTGGTGCTCGAGCGGAGCTGAGCAGACAGGACAGAGGAGAAGGACATCCGCGGAAGGCATGGGACCAATCTTAGGGCTGCCGGGCCCGCAGTCCGTGCCCGCCGCCTTGCGTACGTGGCAGCTGGAATCAGCCGGCGGAAATGCCGGCCGGACCGGCGTCGAACCCCAAACCATCCTGTGCCCTGCCGATGCCGGCCTCCGCCCAGTGCGCCGCGTACTCGGCGTTGCTGCTCAGGGACCGTAGCTGGGCCCGGTCTATGTACAGGATGCCGTTTAGGTGGTCCGTTTCATGCTGAACGATGCGCGCCTGCCACCCGAAAAACTCCCGGTGCTCCGGCACGCCGTCGGGCCTCAGATACTCCAGGAGCACAGCCTCCGGGCGGGCCACTACGGCCTGGAGCCCGTTCAGGGAAAGACACCCCTCATAGAACGACGCGAGTCCTTCCCCCCGGGGCGTGTACCGGGGATTGAGGATGGCCAGGAACTCCAGTGGGCTCCGGTTCCTCAGGGCTGCAGCTTCCGGATCAACGTTGAACTGGTCCTCCAGGACGGCAAGCCGCAGGGGAATGCCCAGCTGCGGGGCGGCAAGGCCCACACCCGGGGCCTCGTGCATGACCTGGCGCATGATCCCGATCAAGCGGTGCAACTGGTCCGCTGACAATTGCCCGTCGAACTCGGCGGCGCGTTGGCGCAGTGCCGGGTGGCCCGCCTGGACGATGGGCGGAAGGGATTCGGCGGACAGGATCCGCTCCACGGTCTCACGGATTTCGTGGGCACCGGCAGTTGTTTGGGGAACAGTCTGGGTCATGGGGACAGCCTACTGGCCGGACCACGGGGACCTGTCGGTTAGGGTCTACTGCATGGCTGACAATTCCCTCCCGGCGGCATCCCCGCTGGAGCACGTACTGGAATTCATTCGGGTCCTTGAGGCCGGCGGCGGCGCGGCGGAGATCAGGCCGTTCCTGTCGGAATCGTTCGTGCTGACCGAGGCACCGCATCTGCTGGCCCCTGAAGGCTCCACCCGGGCACTGGCTGGAGTCCTTGCCGGCGCCGACCAAAGCCGCCAGGTGGTGAAGGACCAGAAGTTCATTGTGCGGAGGACCACCTGTGAAGGCGGCCGGGTGGTGGTGGAGGCCGACTGGTCGGCCACGGTACTGATGGACCTGCGGTACTGGGACCGCGGCGAGACCGTCCGCGCCAGGACGGCCTCCGTCTTTGAGGTGAGCGGTGGCGTGATTGTGAGCCAGGACAGCTACGACTGCTATTTCCGGTAACCCCCGCCTGCTTGTGCCCGCCGGGAGCCTAGTGCATTGTGAAGCGCCTGGCGGCCCACCGGTTCACTGCCGGAATCGCCGCGGCCGCGCCAATGGCGGCGGTGCGGATTCCCAGGAGCTGTGACGGCAG
Encoded here:
- the tatA gene encoding Sec-independent protein translocase subunit TatA gives rise to the protein MGRLFDGPWPIVIIIIVALLLFAAPKLPAMARSLGQSMRIIKSEVKEMKNDGKADSTTDASGPVEGTIVNHPKAKPGEPTDGTDVPPSTRA
- the tatC gene encoding twin-arginine translocase subunit TatC; translation: MSLWEHLKELKNRLIKSAIGVVIGGIGGWILYDPLLKALAEPVNRISNETGGLAAINFGTIASPFDFKLQMSLLIGAVISSPIWIYQLWAFITPGLTSKERRYTLGYMAAAIPLFLAGIWVGWLVVPQVVHALTQFTPEGSSSVIDARTYIEFVTRMVLMLGLAFLVPVVLVGVNMAGIVSGHTILKAWRITVFLVFVLAAIAAPGADAISMFMLAVPLLALFFAAIGICIMNDKRRDRRQARQVEETEATADIATPSSELKKL
- a CDS encoding DEAD/DEAH box helicase is translated as MSSTTGPFSTGPVDPEELSPAERYRASAERRAYAATPLGAFSGTLDFELDDFQKQACRSLQEGRGVLVAAPTGAGKTIVGEFAIYLALQRGLKAFYTTPIKALSNQKFSELTEKYGADNVGLLTGDTSINGDAQVVVMTTEVLRNMLYAESATLDDLGYVVMDEVHYLADRFRGAVWEEVIIHLPTEVQVASLSATVSNAEEFGAWLDTVRGDTDIIVSEHRPVPLWQHVMVGRQIMDLFAGETTFDEIAPPVEEDEDRPAAKPGKSPDNATGRGFDVNPDLLTVAQSETQQSFRSRPGPGGRGQRGRRGNDRLGRGGEPRGVRPASRPQVIASLDRMDLLPAITFIFSRAGCEAAVAQCVGSGLWLTTEREQRIIAQRVDEAGQDIPPDDLDVLGFWTWRDGLVRGFAAHHAGMLPTFKEVVEKLFADGLVKAVFATETLALGVNMPARSVVLEKLDKFNGEAHVDITAGEYTQLTGRAGRRGIDIEGHAVVLWQPGTDPTAVAGLASRRTYPLNSSFRPTYNMSINLLAQFGRSRAREILESSFAQFQADRSVVGLARQVRSREESLAGYAKSMTCHLGDFTEYARLRRELSDAESATSRTKSRVQKSLSGDSLARLLPGDVVNVPGGRAPGPAVVLSSDHGSREPRPAVLTLDNQLRRIGTDDLEGPIAPVTRIRIPKSFNAKVPKSRRDLASSVRNALRENRPPAPGQNRNHDFGRGAAFPNHEKRIAALRRALKAHPCHGCSEREDHARWSERWWKLRRETDGLVRQIQGRTNTIAKTFDRVCDVLFAYGYLEDAGDGRLNISADGQRLRRIYGEKDLLISQSLRLGAFDDLDAAEVAALASVLVYQAKREDRGLRPRMPSVSLETSVDIVVREWSVLEDVEEENKLPLTGEPELGLVWPLYKWARGRHLQDVLSGTDLAAGDFVRWVKQVVDLLDQLAKIPGLDPRLARLCAEAINLIRRGVVAYSSVL
- a CDS encoding amidohydrolase; its protein translation is MPNPEATSRPTPVLYRNGSVYTAADPFATAMLVDGDTVAWVGSEQAASSIADSSMEVIDLRGALVAPGFIDSHMHLTETGIALESLQLGSVASARALLDAVAAAGGDGPVLGHGWDETTWADSTLPTAEELERAADGRPVYLSRVDVHSALVSTSLARSADLRGKDGYDGGARVTRAAHEAARLATRQLPQESLKRHQERALMEAAANGYVAVAEMGAPHIGGADDLKLAAAWNGGADGGAQFPEVLPYWGELVSSEEQARVLVGQFEGRIRGLAGDLNIDGSLGSRTAALRAGYSDAAQERGALYLSVDQAAAHLAACSLAGIQGGFHVIGDAGLDAALEALDLAAREVGEQRVRAAGHRFEHVEMADAPAVAKLAHYSVTVSAQPAFDAAWGGPGGLYERRVGERSRSMNPFAAFYSAGVPVCFGSDSPVTPLRPWASVRACVEHHNSAERISARAAFLGHTRAGWRAARHANPMAGQLVPGAPASFAVWEVEELMVQVADGRVQSWSTDPRARTPLLPALDTGSDPVCLQTVKNGAELFASPALRS
- a CDS encoding polyprenol monophosphomannose synthase; protein product: MRVLTIIPTYNELESLPKTLQRLRKAVPASDVLVVDDNSPDGTGQLADGFAAEDSQVHVLHRKGKEGLGAAYIAGFKWGLEAGYDVLVEMDADGSHQPEQLPQLIEAVDQGADLAMGSRWVPGGSVVNWPLYRQAISRVGSTYARLMLGLPIKDVTGGFRAFRRTTLEKLNLDQVDSVGYGFQVDLAWRVAKLGLRIEERPITFVERELGASKMSGNIVVEAMINVTRWGLAARWNTLAGKLKNKQA
- a CDS encoding RNA polymerase-binding protein RbpA, yielding MSDRSLRGMRLGAQSMETESGVEPAPRQRVEYRCADGEQVFVTFSSEAEIPPVWVSKTGKEALLVDGEKPDTSNDKAVRTHWDMLLERRSLPELEQILEDRLTILRERRGERRSA
- a CDS encoding SPFH domain-containing protein; the protein is MNNAGGTALAIVLVVLIVFVIIVLVRAVRIIPQARAGVVERLGKYQRTLNPGLTILIPFVDRLLPLLDLREQVVSFPPQPVITEDNLVVSIDTVVYFQVTDPRAATYEIANYIQAVEQLTTTTLRNVVGGLNLEEALTSRDQINGQLRGVLDEATGRWGIRVSRVELKAIDPPHSIQDSMEKQMRAERDRRAAILTAEGTKQSAILTAEGQRQAAILKAEGEAKAAILRADGESQAIQKVFDAIHKGNPDQKLLAYQYLQTLPKLAEGSANKLWIIPSEVGEALKGIGSAIGGANAEATASGLFEQAPADRSQP
- a CDS encoding NfeD family protein; protein product: MFEWLGENWWAVWLTAFLTFAVIEMITLDLFFIMLGGGSLAALVADFAGADPWLQVVIFCIVSLLMVAFVRPVALSHLKKGPSEQRTNVDRLIGEPAVVMEAVTSDGGLVKIGGDIWSARSAAGVLPAGQKVVVAAIDGATAVVSVPPTAATGPDTT
- a CDS encoding putative RNA methyltransferase, with amino-acid sequence MPSADVLLLCPVCSAPLEHQEAKGGRHPRLACPNGHSFDAARQGYFNLLVGKGSPFEPDSAAMVASRFNFLGDGHYRPMAQALAAAVVPNLPAAGAVVLDSGTGTGHYLREILDAAAAAGRQASAIGLDISKFALRRAARLNPETVNLVWDIWQPFPVESNSVDAVTVVFAPRNPAEFARVLRPTGVLVVVTPRSGHLAELAEATGMLGIEEGKDERLAVAMAGHFEAESTLDVDVALELSRTAAADLAFMGPAGHHLDRDRLAARLEDVPEPLAAQAKFRLFIFRPGTRDAP
- a CDS encoding peptide deformylase, whose amino-acid sequence is MTQTVPQTTAGAHEIRETVERILSAESLPPIVQAGHPALRQRAAEFDGQLSADQLHRLIGIMRQVMHEAPGVGLAAPQLGIPLRLAVLEDQFNVDPEAAALRNRSPLEFLAILNPRYTPRGEGLASFYEGCLSLNGLQAVVARPEAVLLEYLRPDGVPEHREFFGWQARIVQHETDHLNGILYIDRAQLRSLSSNAEYAAHWAEAGIGRAQDGLGFDAGPAGISAG
- a CDS encoding nuclear transport factor 2 family protein, producing the protein MADNSLPAASPLEHVLEFIRVLEAGGGAAEIRPFLSESFVLTEAPHLLAPEGSTRALAGVLAGADQSRQVVKDQKFIVRRTTCEGGRVVVEADWSATVLMDLRYWDRGETVRARTASVFEVSGGVIVSQDSYDCYFR